One segment of Ricinus communis isolate WT05 ecotype wild-type chromosome 8, ASM1957865v1, whole genome shotgun sequence DNA contains the following:
- the LOC8285153 gene encoding 5'-methylthioadenosine/S-adenosylhomocysteine nucleosidase → MAPQGEGSDAAGEAMVLEVEQQRPISTVLIIIAMQTEAMPLVNKFQLQEEPHSAFPEGVPWVRYHGIYKDLHINIVWPGKDSTLGVDSVGTISASLVTYASIQALQPDLIINAGTSGGFKAKGASIGDVYLVSDVAFHDRRIPIPVFDLYGVGLRQACSTPNLLKELNLKVGKLSTGDSLDMSAQDEASIIANDAVVKDMEGAAVAFVADLFKVPAIFVKAVTDIVDGDKPTAEEFLQNLAAVTAALDQAVTQVVDYINGKCVFEL, encoded by the exons ATGGCTCCTCAGGGAGAGGGATCAGACGCTGCAGGGGAAGCCATGGTTCTTGAAGTAGAACAGCAACGCCCTATCTCCACTGTTCTCATCATTATTg CTATGCAAACGGAAGCTATGCCTCTTGTTAACAAGTTCCAGCTCCAAGAGGAACCTCACTCTGC GTTTCCAGAAGGGGTTCCCTGGGTACGGTATCATGGTATTTACAAAGATCTCCATATCAATATAGTTTGGCCGGGAAAAGATTCAACTTTGG GGGTTGATAGTGTAGGCACAATTTCTGCATCTCTTGTGACGTATGCTTCTATCCAAGCATTACAGCCTGACTTAATCATCAATGCAGGCACTTCTGGTGGCTTTAAA GCAAAAGGAGCAAGCATTGGTGATGTCTACCTTGTATCCGATGTTGCTTTCCATGACAGAAGAATTCCCATCCCT GTTTTTGATCTGTATGGCGTCGGTTTGCGGCAAGCCTGCTCAACACCTAATCTGCTAAAGGAGCTTAACCTAAAG GTTGGGAAATTGTCTACTGGAGACTCTCTGGACATGTCTGCACAGGATGAAGCATCAATTATTGCAAATGACGCTGTAGTTAAAGATATGGAG GGAGCAGCAGTTGCATTTGTTGCTGATCTTTTTAAAGTCCCTGCAATATTTGTCAAAGCAGTGACTGACATAGTGGACGGTGACAAGCCAACTGCGGAGGAATTTCTGCAGAATTTGGCTGCAGTGACCGCTGCACTTGACCAGGCAGTCACCCAAGTGGTTGATTATATCAATGGAAAGTGTGTCTTTGAACTTTGA
- the LOC8285156 gene encoding COBRA-like protein 1, which produces MVVRQKMELVRSSVQSFALILISLVSCCTISDCYDPLDPNGNIAVTFDIHEWTTDGYVARVTIQNYYQYRHIDKPGWSLGWEWTNKEVIWSMSGAFAILQGDCTSFKFEKPHSCQPNPVIADLLPETLPASRSEDCCRGGVLAAWAIDPSNSFSSFEMKVGNLNINSTVSPPANLTLLAPGPGYTCIPVLETEPTQSSEIGGRRKVQVYRTWKSKCTYSSFLANKKPVCCVSLSTFYNPTVTTCPECSCGCRETGQNSVPCIREDSSSSLSDIIGLDIVKCTDHMCPVRVHWHVKNIYLTHWRVKLTISNYNYKRNYSNWNVLVQHPGFSQKINTYSFNCTLLPTFGFTDKVALFWGLQHYNNELLQSDEKQLGSVKTEILLEKDLSTFTLSNGWALPRRIYFGGEECEMPLPDTFPVLPNGSSSRKLPHCLFLLLIICWTSKITSNLGFDI; this is translated from the exons ATGGTCGTCAGACAAAAAATGGAGTTAGTTAGGTCTTCTGTACAGTCTTTTGCACTGATATTAATTTCATTGGTTTCTTGCTGCACTATTTCAG ACTGCTATGATCCTTTGGATCCTAACGGGAATATTGCAGTTACCTTTGACATTCATGAGTGGACGACTGACGGATATGTG GCGAGAGTAACTATCCAAAATTACTATCAGTACCGCCACATTGACAAACCAGGTTGGAGTTTAGGGTGGGAATGGACTAATAAAGAGGTCATCTGGTCGATGTCCGGCGCATTCGCCATCCTGCAGGGCGACTGTACATCCTTCAAGTTCGAAAAACCACACTCTTGCCAGCCAAATCCTGTCATTGCTGATCTCCTGCCAGAGACCTTGCCTGCTAGCAGGTCAGAAGACTGTTGTCGCGGCGGCGTTCTTGCTGCCTGGGctatcgatccttccaattctttctcttctttcgaAATGAAAGTTGGAAACTTGAATATAAATTCTACTGTCTCTCCGCCTGCCAATCTCACATTATTGGCACCAGGTCCTGGTTACACTTGTATCCCAGTTCTGGAGACTGAACCCACACAGTCATCAGAAATTGGGGGtagaagaaaagttcaggtTTACA GAACATGGAAATCAAAATGCACTTACTCTAGTTTTTTGGCTAATAAAAAGCCAGTTTGCTGTGTTTCCCTCTCCACATTCTATAATCCTACGGTCACAACATGCCCTGAGTGTAGCTGCGGGTGCAGAGAGACAGGCCAAAATTCAGTTCCATGCATAAG GGAAGATTCCTCCTCATCGCTATCTGACATAATTGGTCTAGACATTGTGAAATGCACGGATCATATGTGCCCAGTTAGAGTTCACTGGCATGTTAAGAACATTTATCTGACTCATTGGAGGGTGAAACTCACAATATCTAACTACAATTATAAGAGAAACTACTCAAACTGGAATGTATTAGTACAGCATCCTGGTTTCagccaaaaaataaatacatacaGCTTCAACTGTACACTGCTCCCCACTTTTGGCTTCACAG ATAAAGTTGCCCTCTTCTGGGGTTTACAGCATTACAACAATGAATTGTTACAATCTGATGAGAAACAACTTGGATCAGTAAAAACGGAGATACTTCTGGAGAAGGACTTAAGCACTTTCACATTAAGCAACGGATGGGCGTTACCACGAAGAATATATTTTGGCGGCGAAGAATGCGAAATGCCTCTTCCAGACACTTTCCCTGTGCTACCAAATGGCAGCTCAAGCAGAAAACTCCCTCATTGCCTTTTCCTTCTCCTTATAATCTGTTGGACTTCAAAAATTACTAGCAACTTGGGGTTTGATATATAA